The window CCGCTGAAATCCACGGCAATGGCGCTGTCGGTGTCCAGGGTCACCTCGGAACGATCGGCCAGCGTCACTGTACGCACCTGTCCTGGCGCCGACACATAGTCCGCGCCCAGGTCGTCGAGCCAGCGCTGCGGCTGCCAGCCAGCCCCCATGGCAATCATCAACAGCAGGCAGGCGGCCATCGCCAGTGGAGCAGACCAGCGGCGCAATGGGCTGCGGCGCGGCCGATCCATCTCCCTGAGCAGCCCCTGCAGGGCGAAGGCTTCCTCCTGCGCCAGCCGGCTGGCCGGCACTTCGCTCAGTTCCCAGAGCACCTGGGCCTGGGCATAGGCCTCGGCATGCGCCGGATCGGCCTGCAACCAACGGCTGAACAGGGCCTGGTCGGTGCGGCTGGGCTGGTCGTGCAAACGGCTCAACCAGGCCAGTGCGGCCTGTTCCTGATCGGGTGTCACCTGGACGCGGGTGCTGTTCATTTCGGTGCATTCCCTGGCGTGCGCGGTGTCTGGGGATCACGAAGGCTGGCCTTGCAGGCTTCGAGGGCGCGCATCATATGTTTTTCCACGGCACTTTGGGACAAACCCATGACCCTGGCGATGTCGGCGTACTTGCGGCCGTGGATCCGGTTCAGCAGGAAGATCTGCCGTGTGCGCTCCGGCAGCGCCCGCAGTGCCGCCTCGACGTGGCGCAGGTCGTTGCCGGCCTCGAGCGCCGCCTCGGGCGCCAGGCTTTCGGTGTCCTGTTCGGGCAGCCAGCCTTCGTTGACTCGCACACGGGCACCCTCGCTACGCAAGTGGTCGATGGCAATGTTGCCAGCACAGCGCAACAGGTAGGTGCTCAACTCCTCCACCTGAACCAGCGGCCGGCGCCAGAAACGCAGGAACAGGTCCTGCACCAGGTCGGCAGCCGTCGCCCGGCAACCGACCCGGCGGCTGACCAGCGCTTCCATCTGCGAGCGCTGGGACAGGAACACCCTCAGGAAATGCGCGCGCCCGGCACTGC of the Pseudomonas vanderleydeniana genome contains:
- a CDS encoding RNA polymerase sigma factor, whose protein sequence is MMLTPPESPQGSDLDSSAGRAHFLRVFLSQRSQMEALVSRRVGCRATAADLVQDLFLRFWRRPLVQVEELSTYLLRCAGNIAIDHLRSEGARVRVNEGWLPEQDTESLAPEAALEAGNDLRHVEAALRALPERTRQIFLLNRIHGRKYADIARVMGLSQSAVEKHMMRALEACKASLRDPQTPRTPGNAPK